A region from the Aphis gossypii isolate Hap1 chromosome 1, ASM2018417v2, whole genome shotgun sequence genome encodes:
- the LOC114123406 gene encoding TIMELESS-interacting protein, translating into MDDFDDNDFDNLVEGRLDEDVDDKYLEPQDRDDEQEQNEEKRIVPVKIRVRNPQPKLNAERLRGPRGLSVLPTWFDTIELKGKGHESEDLNAVINRLEQWTHRLFPRYTFDDSIDKLENLGKKNEVKVLLKRIRMDLDSNDYVSQVEDEEVEPSPPQIDAFDRIANTVDIFPVTSTPSVSSTGLTEEQRQRMMRNRMLAEERRQAKIRARQEQDVKATLNTDSVSIG; encoded by the exons ATGGACGATTTTGACGACAACGATTTCGACAATTTGGTCGAAGGCCGTCTCGACGAAGATGTCGACGATAAATATTTGGAGCCACAGGACCGCGACGACGAACAAGAACAAAATGAGGAAAAAAGGATTGTTCCAGTGAAGATACGTGTGAGGAATCCACAACCCAAATTGAATGCCGAAAg GTTACGAGGTCCTCGTGGGTTATCTGTACTTCCAACATGGTTCGATACCATTGAGTTGAAAGGCAAAGGTCATGAATCAGAAGATCTCAATGCTGTCATAAACCGTCTAGAACAATGGACTCATAGATTATTTCCTCGGTATACATTTGATGATTCTATTGATAAGTTAGAGAACTTAGgcaaaaaaaatgaagttaaAGTGTTGTTGAAACGAATAAGGATGGATTTAGATAGTAATGATTATGTATCACAAGTTGAGGATGAAGAGGTTGAACCATCACCCCCTCAGATTGATGCATTTGATAGGATTGCTAACACTGTAGATATATTCCCTGTGACGTCTACTCCAAGTGTCAGTAGCACTGGATTAACTGAAGAACAAAGACAAAGGATGATGCGTAACCGAATGTTGGCTGAGGAAAGACGACAAGCCAAAATTAGAGCTCGTCAAGAACAAGATGTAAAAGCCACCTTAAATACTGATTCTGTATCTATTggttaa